The Mytilus trossulus isolate FHL-02 chromosome 13, PNRI_Mtr1.1.1.hap1, whole genome shotgun sequence genome has a segment encoding these proteins:
- the LOC134695373 gene encoding uncharacterized protein LOC134695373 produces the protein MSKVFIVCFLYMLTVFRVCKADENTNIQIPFMDNVKAPLFVDLNLSTVNQQLKRVIQQEVKRSVQDRSNDSGNCDRKIDAMEKTLQDLVVNYTNTLNQLTQTVETIAPASCQEPYQRIGSGCYFISDNKVSGNAAFASCTDPGAYLANFETLEEAMVMILFLQKKKTGINKHSLKLDQGNSYYVGGRNINRYLPNGDWRWIKHGKATPMAYFAFEEGEPSGTAKDEQDCMFFYANDRY, from the exons atgtcAAAGGTGTTCATTGTctgttttttgtacatgttgacAGTTTTTCGTGTTTGCAAAGCGGacgaaaatacaaatatacaaattccATTCATGGATAATGTTAAGGCGCCactttttgttgatttaaattTGTCAACCGTGAATCAACAACTAAAAAGAGTTATTCAACAGGAGGTGAAACGCAGCGTACAGGATAGAAGTAATG ATAGTGGGAATTGTGACCGAAAAATTGATGCAATGGAAAAAACCCTTCAAGACTTGGTGgtaaattatacaaatacacTAAATCAGCTGACTCAAACGGTTGAAACCATAGCTCCAG CTAGCTGCCAAGAGCCATACCAGAGGATAGGCAGCGGATGTTATTTCATCAGTGATAACAAAGTTTCGGGTAATGCAGCCTTT GCTAGCTGTACAGACCCAGGAGCCTATTTGGCTAACTTTGAAACCTTAGAAGAGGCAATGGTAATGATCTTATTCCTTCAGAAGAAGAAAACAGGTATTAACAAACATTCGTTGAAGCTTGATCAggg taatTCCTATTACGTTGGAGGACGAAATATTAACAGATATCTCCCAAACGGTGATTGGCGGTGGATAAAACATGGTAAAGCCACACCGATGGCATACTTTGCCTTTGAGGAAGGAGAACCTTCAGGAACAGCTAAAGATGAACAGGACTGCATGTTTTTCTATGCCAATGACAGATACTAG